In Bacillus toyonensis BCT-7112, a single window of DNA contains:
- the spmB gene encoding spore maturation protein SpmB codes for MSIVNTISLWVIPCVIGFILLYGTIKKVPTYESFVEGGKEGIQIAVSILPFMVGMLVSISIFRASGALDAMISVMKPMLDLIHVPAEIVPLALIRPISGSAGLSITTDLIATYGPDSFIGRLASTMQGSTDTTFYILTVYFGAVGIRKMGDALKVGLFADLIGIICSIVFVSLLFQ; via the coding sequence ATGAGTATTGTAAATACAATTTCATTATGGGTAATCCCTTGTGTAATTGGTTTTATCCTTTTATATGGCACGATAAAGAAAGTCCCAACGTATGAATCGTTCGTTGAGGGAGGAAAAGAAGGGATTCAAATTGCAGTTTCCATTTTACCGTTTATGGTTGGAATGCTTGTATCCATTTCTATTTTTCGGGCATCAGGTGCTTTAGATGCGATGATATCTGTAATGAAGCCGATGTTAGATTTAATTCATGTCCCAGCAGAAATCGTTCCACTTGCGCTTATACGTCCAATTTCGGGTTCTGCTGGTTTAAGTATTACGACTGATTTAATTGCAACATATGGACCAGATTCGTTTATTGGGAGATTAGCTTCTACGATGCAAGGGAGTACAGATACGACTTTTTATATTTTAACAGTATACTTCGGAGCTGTTGGGATTAGAAAAATGGGGGATGCATTAAAAGTAGGACTTTTTGCAGATTTAATCGGGATTATTTGCTCAATTGTGTTTGTTTCTTTATTGTTTCAGTAA
- the rluB gene encoding 23S rRNA pseudouridine(2605) synthase RluB, which translates to MERLQKVIAQAGIASRRKAEELIQQGKVKVNGKIVKELGTKVTPQDKVEVNNIPLEKEEPVYFLLYKPTGVISSVSDDKGRNVVTDFFPEITQRLFPIGRLDYDTSGVLLMTNDGDFANVLMHPRYKVEKTYVAKIKGPLTGEKIRMLERGVTLEDGKTAPANVKIISWDKRKEMAIVQLTIHEGRNRQVRRMFEALDCKVVKLKRERYAFLEVGSLRPGDARELTPHEVKQLRALASTKPR; encoded by the coding sequence ATGGAACGATTACAAAAAGTGATTGCACAAGCAGGTATTGCATCGAGAAGAAAGGCTGAGGAATTAATTCAGCAAGGAAAAGTGAAAGTTAATGGAAAAATAGTGAAGGAGTTAGGAACAAAAGTAACTCCTCAAGATAAAGTAGAAGTAAATAACATCCCTCTTGAAAAAGAAGAACCTGTTTATTTTTTACTATATAAACCAACTGGCGTAATTTCAAGTGTATCAGATGATAAAGGAAGAAATGTTGTAACAGACTTTTTCCCTGAAATTACACAACGTTTATTCCCAATCGGACGCTTAGATTATGATACGTCTGGCGTATTATTAATGACAAACGATGGGGACTTCGCTAATGTATTAATGCACCCGAGATATAAAGTTGAAAAAACATATGTTGCAAAAATAAAAGGGCCATTAACAGGTGAGAAAATTCGCATGTTAGAACGAGGTGTTACATTAGAAGACGGAAAGACAGCACCAGCAAATGTGAAAATTATTTCTTGGGACAAGCGTAAAGAGATGGCGATTGTACAATTAACAATTCACGAAGGCCGTAACCGTCAAGTACGTCGTATGTTTGAAGCGTTAGACTGTAAAGTAGTGAAATTAAAACGTGAACGTTATGCCTTTTTAGAAGTGGGTAGTTTGCGACCTGGTGATGCAAGAGAATTGACACCACATGAGGTAAAACAATTACGCGCGCTTGCTTCTACAAAGCCAAGATAA
- the resA gene encoding thiol-disulfide oxidoreductase ResA, whose translation MKKNRLLFRVIILLILSGAVGFTLYQGFFTDKEKMQIGKEAPNFVVTDLEGKKIELKDLKGKGVFLNFWGTWCKPCEKEMPYMNELYPKYKEKGVEIIALDADETDIAVKNFVKQYDLKFPVAIDKGTKIIGTYGVGPLPTSFLIDKDGKVVEQIIGEQTKEQLEGYLKKITP comes from the coding sequence ATGAAGAAAAATCGCTTATTATTTCGTGTTATCATCCTGCTCATTTTAAGCGGTGCTGTAGGATTTACCCTTTATCAAGGGTTTTTCACTGATAAAGAGAAAATGCAAATTGGGAAAGAAGCACCTAATTTTGTTGTGACGGATTTGGAAGGAAAGAAAATTGAATTAAAGGACTTAAAGGGTAAAGGTGTATTTTTAAACTTTTGGGGAACTTGGTGTAAACCTTGTGAAAAAGAAATGCCTTATATGAATGAATTATATCCAAAGTATAAAGAAAAAGGCGTTGAAATTATTGCGTTAGATGCAGATGAAACAGATATTGCTGTTAAGAACTTTGTGAAACAATATGATTTGAAATTCCCAGTTGCCATTGATAAAGGAACAAAAATCATAGGCACATATGGAGTAGGTCCATTACCGACAAGCTTTTTGATTGATAAAGATGGAAAAGTAGTGGAGCAAATTATAGGTGAACAAACGAAAGAACAGTTAGAAGGCTATTTGAAGAAAATTACTCCGTAA